ATATGCCACAATGTATTGTATTGGTCTCAATTTTGAAGGATTTTATAGTGTGCATTTAATTAGAAATCAAATCATTTTAAATAAAAAGCACTCGTCAAAATTAATTAGGATCATATAGTTAGGAATAAATCAGTAAAAAAATTAAATTTATGAAAAATCAGTAAAAAGATTTAACTTATAAAAATCAGTAAAAATTAAATAATTATCTTTACTGATTTTTAGGTAACTAATACACATTAATTGTGATTTAATTTAAAAGGCAATGGCATGACTGTAAATATTTACAAAACACAAAAAAATCTCAAAAAGGTCTTGTGTTTTAATACACTTAGAGTGTCACTTTCTAACACTTTAACACTAAAAATTTTTGACTAGCACTTTAAACCTTCAAAGTGACATTTTTATCATAATAAACCTCTAAAGACGTTTTCCTGTTCATCGTTGACCGGTACTGTTCATTTTACATGTCAAAATGATGACGTGTTAGTTTCTTTTAAAAAAAATACAGAAAATTCTAATGAAATTGGAAAAAATTGTAAAAAATTCAAAACAAAATTCAAAAAAAATCTAAAAATTCAAAAAAAAATTAAAATTAAAATTTCAAACTTAAAAATAAAATAAAATATTAAAAATTCTAAAAATTCAAAAATAAGATCTATAGTTAAAATGTCAAATTTAAAAAAGAAAATAAAATTTTAAAAATTCTAAAAATTCTAAAATAAGAGCTAAAATATTTTTTAAAAAAATTGAAATTTGTCTTTATTTATTTGTATTTATATATTTAGAGCATAAGAGTCTTTTGCATCTTTAATGAAATATTTTGGTCATTTTCTTTTTTAAGAAAATTTTTTTTGGAACAAAACTCAAAATAATCTATTTGAGAGAATTATTAGTCCTGCGCGTAGCCACCATCAATTAACATAGGGTAAAATTGGCGACTCCCGAGATGCTTTCTGCGAAGTGTATTTAGGCGATAGTCGGGTTATGTAAGGTGTCTGGATATCCGGATTATCAAAAAAAAAGTTTTTGATGGTAGGAAGTTTTGATATATTGTTTTTGATGGTGGCAAGTTTTGATATCATCATAAGTGACAGTCACTTTCATTGGATGGAATTTTAAAATAAATATAATTTTTTTGGTTAAATATTTACAATTTTAATTTTTAAGTTTAAAGTTTTAATTTTAGATCTTATTTTAGAATTTTTAGAATTTTTAAAATTTTATTTTCTTTTTTAAATTTGACATTTTAATTTTAGATCTTATTTTTGAATTTTTAATATTTTGTTTTATTTTTAAGTTTGAAATTTTAATTTTAATGTTTTTTGAATTTTTTAGATTTTTTTAATTTTGCTTTTAATTTTTTACAATTTTTTCCAATTTCATTCGAATTTTTCTGTATTTTCTGTTTTTTTTTTAAAACCGACACGTCATCATTTTGACCAATAAAATGAACAGTAACGGTCGTTTATGAACAGAAAAACGTCTTTGGAGGTTAATTATGATAAAAATGTCAATTTGAAGGTTTAAAGTGCTAGTCAAAAAAGTTCAGTGTTTAAAGTGATAGAAATTGACACTATGAATGTTTAAAATGCGATTTTCCCGTTTTAATATTATAGATTAACAAGATGGGTTTTAAATATATTAAAATAAAATGTTCCATTTCATGGCATAATGTTCATTGATGATAAGCACGTTAATTGTAAAAACATCTGGAAAACTATTAGAAAAGGAAAACTAACAAAATATTTCAAAAGGTATCAAATAACCAAAAATTGGAAAATTTGATTAGAAGGTTAGTTAGTTAGTTAATGAATTTGTGTTTATGTTTTTAATAGAGGATACAATTTCCTTTAAAAGAAATTTGGAAGGTTTATTTCAAAAAGTTGTAGTACCGTTTTTCTTTTTTTGAAAACTATAAAAAAGAGCTTCAGAACCATATATTTTCCGGAAACTGACGCAAAAAGTTATAAAACTTTTCCCTAAAATTTAAATAAACAAAAAAGTGTGGTCAGACAGGAAAAGCAGAGTTGCGTCTTTGTCTGGGTCTGACGATTCTGAGATGGGTCACGGGCAAATAAAATAACCCATACACGCTAGGAATGAATCTCTAGCATATCCCTACAGTTCTATTCAAATACACTACTTACCAACTGTTTTCTTCTAGGAATTTTCACACATTAAAGAAAAACGACATTTTTAACTCCACATTTGAGATTTTATAAGGGTGACCAATTTCTCCAAAATTCATTATAAATAGTAAACAAAAATTGTTTTTTTTAATATAAAATGCGTAGGGGGCAGATGCCCCACCCTTGTTGGTTGTACATCCACCACTGAATATACATACAGTAAAAAAAAAGAATATACATACAGTCAATATAAACAATATTTGTTTAGCTATAAATTGAAAATTGTTAATAACATAACTGTTTGACACACCAAAGTCAAGACAATTTCTAAAGGAAACCAAAAGAAGTTGTTTCCAATTTGTCATAATAGGAAAAATACTGACGCAATTCTTACTATTTGTGAAAGGTAACATTTTGACGAACATGAAAAACAATAATTCCTGGTACTTTTCTCTTGAACTGTCGTTTGACTAAACATCACGATGAAAACTAAAATTATGGCGATTTTTTTTATTTTAAACGAACAGGAAAAATGATTTTGTAATTGTATATAAGATATATATTATCATAGGTTTTCCTTTTTAGTGTTTGCTCAATAGTGTAGATTTTAAAATCTCTGCAATATAACTTAAACTTCTTTTTAACATATATAATGTCCTAATGTTACTTCTTTTTCCTTTTTTTGAACACAATCCTAATGTTACTTCATTATAATTCATTTCTTTTTTTTTACACAAATAAAAAATACAACAAATAAAATGATACATAAAACGATAGAACACATAGAATAACTTAAGATTGATTCTCTTTGAGAGGTCTTGATTAATAGAGTAAAAACTCTATTAGTTTTCTTGCGATCTTCAAATCTTTGTCGCATTATAAACAATGATTCTCTTTGTTGTATTACATCGGCCCTATTCCAATTTAGATCTATATATATTCTTTGGTTTAGAATCAAATGTATTGATTCAACCGTAAGAAATAAATATTGGAACGACCAATTTTCAACGATTGTACGATTGAGACTACATCTTGTACCATGTGTTTTCTTCTTCTCCGTCTTGCTTCTATCTCTAGATCATATTCTGCATGAATCCATGGCGGTTTCTCTGGTGGCCGTTGTTTCCGTAACAAATCTGATAAGATTTCAGATTTGTTTTAAACATCGGATAGTCATCACCCACTTATGATAACCACCGGAAACTACAACAAAACCAACAATATATGTCAGATTTGACAAGGACTCAGCAATAAATGCTGAAAGATATCGAAAGTAATATTTAGAGATTGCACTCAGCAACAAATCTTATAAAAACACAGATTCATGCTTTTGTTTTGGATTGCTCTCACAACTGTTTCTGTGAAATTATATGATTGAAAACTAATTAATGAAGGGGAGGGGGAGAGCCACAGACACAAATGCCGGTCGCCCTAAAGAGATCGACGAGATTGAAGAAATGCAGAAATGGGTTTTCAAAATCACCCTTCAGAGAGAAGAAAAGAAACTGTCCACACGCCCCCTCCCATTATAATTCATTTCAAATAAATCTATATGCAATTTTTAGAAGATTATTTAGTTTTCAATAATACTAAATTTTAATAAAGTTTAAAATCTTAAGTGAATAACACCAAAGCTTAAAATATAAAAAATGTATAACGTGACCAGAGAATTATTAAATACTCCATCCGTTCTTTAATGATAGACTTTTTAGAAAAAAAGTTTGTTTCAGAAAAATATATTTTTTTGTGTGTTTCTATGAAAAATTGTAAACTTCAAGAAAATTAATTGAATTTATTGAATTACTATTGATTAAAAGTTATTGAAAATTGAAAATTACAGAAAATAATACATTTATTATGGTAGTTTAATGTGTTTTTTAATATGTGTGAAAATTCTAAAAATCTATCTTTGTGTAACGGAGGGAGTAGTTAATAGTATTGGAAATTGTAACAAGATTTAAATTCTTTTTGAAACTTTTCCTAATTCACAATTACGTTCAAATATTTTTTGCTCACTATTCTATTCAAGGCTATGGTTGGATAACCGTTGTGATTTCCTAAATTTTAAAAAGTTTTGGTGTATCTACATTTTTCCTAGTGTTGCAAATACCAATACAAATTAAGGTGATTATTGTTTTGTTAGATTCTAGATTTTGGTTTTTGGTTTTTGGTTTTTGGCTTTTGGTTCTTGGTTTTTAGTTTTTGGTTTTTAGTTTTTGGTTTTTGATTTTGCAGTAGATTTTGGTTTTTCGAAAAACTTGATTGGTGGTTTTTGGTTTTTTGTTTCTGGTTTTTGCTTTTAAAAATAATAAATTTTAAATATTATGATAGTAAAATATCTATTATTGAAAAATAAAAAATAAAATACTATCATCAAAGCATACATAATTAAAAAAAAATATTTTAAAACAAAAAAAAATCAATTATAAAATAAAAATGTATCTTGAATCCCATAAAGATGCAGAAATTTGATCTCGAATGTCTTCCATATAGTGCACATGAGTGTTTTATGTTCTTCGTCTTCATCTGAATCAGAGTCTTCAGTTGGTACATTATCAGTTGGATAGTCCGAATCAAAATCAAAATCTCCTAAATTTGATAGCCTGGTAAAATTATGTAAAGCCATTGTAGCTGCAACAACTCTTCTTTGAACATGTATGTTGTATCTTGGCTTCTCTCTTAAAACCCGCCCTTTTCCTTTCCACACACCAAAAGTCCTTTCAATAACAGATCGCAGCGAAGAATGTCGTTTGTTAAACATTTCTTTATAACTACTGGGCGGACTAGCTCCATCATATTGGCTAGGATGATATCTTTTCCCTCTATACGGAGTAAGAAATCCAGGTCGAAGAGGATAACCAGAATCTCCTAAATAATATTTCCAAAAGGTGTAGTTGAAAATTGATGAGGTCCCTCCATAGCTAGTGCTAAAACTTTTGCATCATGAGCTGATCCCGGAATACCTATATATGCATATGTAAACAACATGTCCATATTGCATATAGCTAAAACATTTCTACTGGTATCACTTTTCCTGTTCCAATATTTTTCTGAATCTTTTCCCGCAATAATGACAGGAACATGTGTTCCATCAATTGCACCAATAAATCTTTTAAAGTAAGGCCAATAATTTCTATTGGATTGTAACCTAGGATGAGGTTGCGTGAGCTCATTTGGACCAGGTATAAGCAAATCAACTGCCATTTTATCAAGAGCACTCAACAGTTCATTGAATTTCTTACTTATAGTTTCCTATGAAAGACCAAATATCTTCCCAACATACCTCTGAGTTGCATTTTGAGTACATACGTTAAGGAATATTGCAACACTTTCCTCGATGCTTACATTGTCAGTCTCCTTCAACTGATAATCATCCTTAAGCTTTTCACATAACTGAATGTATACCGGTGGATACATTCGAATTATGTTATAGCATTGTACGTCGTGGCCGTGAAGTAATTCATATACATATCTTCGACCACGTTCTGGATCCAGGTTCATGCGTTGCCTTTCTATACTCACAGAGTAAGGATCGATGAAGGATTCTCCAAAATTAATGCTTCCATCTTCTGCTTCATCATCTTCAAGCATTCGGTAAAATGCTTCTTTCTAACAAAAAAAAAACAAAAAGTAATGTATTAAAATAAATAAATATTATTTGATAAATAAAAAAATAAAAAACAAGAAATAGTTATTCAAAATCAAACATGAAATAAAATACGACAAAAGAAAATTATTCAATATTTTTTAATTTTCTTATTCAGCTTCTCGATCGATTCCTGTCATTCTTTCGAGATATTTAATTCTAGCATCATCATCGGGTAGTGTAAGGTAAACACGTGCATGTGTCTCATTACTTTGAAGCACAGTCACTGCTCCCCAATATAACGAAGAGTCATATTGAAGACCTGGGAGTTTTTGTAATGAGGCAATTGCACGTTCAAGCTTGTTATCTTGGGCTCGTTCATAAAGTTTTGTTCGTTTCATATAGGCTTCATTTGTCACGAAGTCATATGAAACCTTTGATGTTCCTCGTTTACGTGCTGAAGATGAACTACGCGAAGTGTTTCTGTACACCTGTTTGGACTCTGGTTGTAGGAAGACGGTGTTTCTTTTTGGTTTCTTAAAGGCACATCAGAATCATCTTCTAGATTCACAGTGTCGTGTTCATTCTCGGTAACAGTCTCAGACTCGGTATTCTGATCCACTCCAGAACCTGGATAATATCATCATCGGTTGAAATGTGTTTGCCTCCAAAAAGTCGATCCAATATGTCGATAACAGTGAGGGGGTGTGCCCGGAGCTTTGCAGCATCAGATATTTCCTAAATTAAAAAAAAAAATTAATATTAATTTATTATACATTAAAAAAAAGGTGATGAGTTATGATGTTTAAAGATTACCAGAATACGATCTTTCCACCATTCATCATCCATTTGAATAGCTTTTGTGGTTTCGTGAAATGAAACCCCAGTCATACGGCCCAATCGGCGATAAATGTCATACATTTTTTTATAGAATAAAATTTGTTTTTGAATGGAAGCCATTCTGGATTTTGACCTGTTGCTTCTTGAAATTCGTTTCTAATTCTCGTTTTAATCTCTTTTTTCAAAGGACCGGTACGTCAATTTATTTTTTCCATTTCATTTTCATATATTTCAAGAAATATATGAACTTTCCATAGTATTTTTCCCTTTAATAGTAATATCATACATAAGTTAGCCAATTAAACTATATAATCAGTTAATTAAAATAATTTATTTAGTAAATAAATACCTCTTTGCCATTTGATGATTGTCCTTGCTGTGCCATACCTATAAGAAAATACACCATTAATAGTTAAACTTATGTAACTTAATATTATAAATAAACTACTAATAGCTATAGAGGTAATTCCTACGTACATGTTATTATAATAATTATATAACAATGCATGTATTTATGCTGTAATTATATTTTAGAATAAAATTTTAATTCTCTATTGTAGATATAATATAGATAGAAACCGTACCTTTAAAACAAAAAGTAAAATGTGTACATCCATAATTTTTAAAATAAAAATAACCATAACTATATTATATATATATATTTATTTATTAATAGATAACTATAAAAATTTATTTCCAGGGAGTAAAATACCTTCTCGATTGGATGTAGAGAAGAAGATTTCAAACGAAATGTGTATGATCAGCAAGCTTCCTAAAACTCGACACTTGGATGCATTATTTAAGGTTTACGTTTGATTTGCTTTGCTTTGTGTGTTTGTAGTGAAATAGCTCTGTCTTATATAGTATATTATTTAGCTAAAATTAGTTAACAAAAAAAAGAGAAAAAAAATCATTTTTTTTGTACTAGCTTTTTTAAGGAGAATCCAATAGAATAGGGATTTTGGTTTTTGAAAAAGAAAGAGTAAAATGAAGCAAAAACCCGATTCCCTAAAAAATAGGAAATCTATTTGTCAAAATCATGATTGGATAAAAATTGGTTTTTGAAAAATCAAAAACCAGAAACTAGTGCAGAATCTTCAAACAATCAGCCGGTGAGTTTTGGTTCTATAAACTAATAAGAAAAAAAGGGCAAAACTAATATCTTTCTAGTGATAGCCGACCACAACAGTTGGTGTTTAAAAAAAAAAAAAAAAAAGCCGACCACAACAGCTGACGAGAAAGAGAAACCTAATTAAAAAGATAAGTGTTGCACCTAATTTTTTTTCTTTGCGCATTCACAAGAGATGTTGGGCTTTGGTTCGCGGATCAAATTTCTTCCACGCCCATGAGTTACTTTTTCACGAATTGGTTTCTTATTTACCGAAAAAATTCAAAACAAAAGGAGAAGCAGAAAATATATTGGAATGTTGTGAAACTCTGCTGTATATTTTCTTCTCCTCGACCTTTACAAGCAGAAAAGCTAAACGCATTATCAAATGATCTCAGTCTCATTCGTTAAAGTAAAATACTCTCTAAGAACAAAAATATAATTGCATATGTTAACTTTTCTCACTTATATTAGTCTAGGTTTCATAACACCTGCAGTATAAGATATTCTACAACACAATCTAAGGTGGATAGCTCCAGTAGCACAAAACAGTTATGTCAAAAGCAAGATTGGACCACATGCTTTCTGTTCAGTTCGTGCTATAGAAGCAGTGAAACAACTCAACCTAACATTTTAAGGCTATTCAAAAGTCTGCATTTTAGTGATTAAAGTTTCTATGTTGGTGTTGCAAATATTTGTAATTTTATTTTCTGGTTTAGTCATGAACGTATAATTAATGATCATTTAACTCAACTAGCCTTTCTCTATGCTTTGTTCCTTCCATAAATGAAGTTTAACGCAAGATAACTATGAAAAATATTACAAAAGATTCTACGTCCGACAGTACTGCTTGCACCATGCTGCAGATCTCTTGTAAACTTTTTCTCTATTAATTTTTCAAAATTTTATTTTTTCGGAGACTCGAAACTCATACTTCCTCGTGTAAGAACATTAATGAACGTTGATAAAAAAAGAACATTAATGAACACTTGGTCAAACCACTAGACGAAACGAGTTTTAACAAATTTTGATTGTTCCTTGAGCTTTTAAAAGCAAACAAAGTAGAAATTAATCAAACCAAAAGCAAAGCAAATATCCTAATATACGAGGGAAATGGACTTTTTAATTTCTCAAGTATTTGCAATTGACAGTGTTGTTAATGANNNNNNNNNNNNNNNNNNNNNNNNNNNNNNNNNNNNNNNNNNNNNNNNNNNNNNNNNNNNNNNNNNNNNNNNNNNNNNNNNNNNNNNNNNNNNNNNNNNNNNNNNNNNNNNNNNNNNNNNNNNNNNNNNNNNNNNNNNNNNNNNNNNNNNNNNNNNNNNNNNNNNNNNNNNNNNNNNNNNNNNNNNNNNNNNNNNNNNNNNNNNNNNN
This genomic interval from Brassica oleracea var. oleracea cultivar TO1000 chromosome C2, BOL, whole genome shotgun sequence contains the following:
- the LOC106326097 gene encoding uncharacterized protein LOC106326097, which produces MAQQGQSSNGKEKEAFYRMLEDDEAEDGSINFGESFIDPYSVSIERQRMNLDPERGRRYVYELLHGHDVQCYNIIRMYPPVYIQLCEKLKDDYQLKETDNVFRDQLMMQKF